One genomic window of Micromonospora sp. WMMD1128 includes the following:
- a CDS encoding extracellular solute-binding protein, with translation MVQLSRRQVLFATGAAAVVSLAGCGDDTPEKKDLDRNRAGAMDKYGVGDQFTATEPLTFSILYNNHPNYPLKTDWLFWSELAKRTNVKLDPVAVPLSDYEQKRSVLVGSGDAPLIIPKTYHPQENQYVSSGAILPVSDYLDLMPHFKEKLEKWNLQPEMDTLRQEDGKFYLLPGLHEKPWQDYTLAVRTDVLEQLNIPAPTSWDEVYTMLKAMKAAHPDLYPFSDRFGKPNPAGNLLNMLALAYGLQGGGWNYQPTSWDESAGKYVFTGGSDRWRQVVEYLHKLVAEGLLDPETFTQTDDQARQKLASGKSFVISANAQSIVNDYRPDSAKLNPNARFKKIMFPIGPAGPVNPAGRLENGVMISSKARDSKNFVAMMQFIDWLWYSEAGEEFAKWGVEGTTYSRDASGKRTLAPDVDVLGLNPSGSKHLQKDFGFYNGVFAYGGKLDLVQSFFSPEELEFQKEMNARKPAPWVTPPPAPLSDEEQEQTTLWATALKDHVTANTLKFALGQRPLSEWDAYVAELKGKNAEAYTELVNKAYERYRKNHG, from the coding sequence ATGGTCCAGCTGTCCCGACGCCAGGTGCTGTTCGCCACCGGCGCAGCCGCCGTCGTCTCCCTGGCCGGTTGCGGCGACGACACCCCCGAGAAGAAGGACCTCGACCGCAACCGCGCGGGCGCGATGGACAAGTACGGCGTCGGGGACCAGTTCACGGCCACCGAGCCGCTCACCTTCTCGATCCTCTACAACAACCACCCGAACTATCCGCTCAAGACCGACTGGTTGTTCTGGAGCGAGCTGGCCAAGCGCACGAACGTCAAGCTGGACCCGGTGGCGGTCCCGCTCAGCGACTACGAGCAGAAGCGCAGCGTGCTCGTCGGCTCCGGCGACGCCCCGCTCATCATCCCGAAGACCTACCACCCGCAGGAGAACCAGTACGTCTCCTCCGGCGCCATCCTGCCGGTCAGCGACTACCTCGACCTGATGCCGCACTTCAAGGAGAAGCTGGAGAAGTGGAACCTCCAGCCGGAGATGGACACGCTGCGGCAGGAGGACGGCAAGTTCTACCTGCTGCCCGGCCTGCACGAGAAGCCGTGGCAGGACTACACGCTCGCGGTCCGCACCGATGTCCTGGAGCAGCTGAACATCCCGGCGCCGACCTCGTGGGACGAGGTCTACACGATGCTCAAGGCGATGAAGGCGGCCCACCCGGACCTCTATCCCTTCTCCGACCGGTTCGGCAAGCCCAACCCGGCCGGTAACCTGCTGAACATGCTCGCCCTCGCGTACGGCCTCCAGGGCGGCGGCTGGAACTACCAGCCGACGAGCTGGGACGAGAGCGCCGGGAAGTACGTCTTCACCGGCGGCTCGGACCGGTGGCGTCAGGTGGTGGAGTATCTCCACAAACTGGTCGCCGAAGGATTGCTCGACCCGGAGACGTTCACCCAGACCGACGACCAGGCCCGGCAGAAGCTCGCGAGCGGCAAGTCGTTCGTGATCAGCGCCAACGCGCAGTCCATCGTCAACGACTACCGCCCGGACAGCGCGAAGCTCAACCCGAACGCCCGCTTCAAAAAGATCATGTTCCCGATCGGTCCGGCCGGCCCGGTCAATCCGGCGGGCCGGCTGGAGAACGGCGTGATGATCTCCAGCAAGGCCCGGGACAGCAAGAACTTCGTGGCCATGATGCAGTTCATCGACTGGCTCTGGTATTCCGAGGCCGGCGAGGAGTTCGCCAAGTGGGGCGTCGAGGGCACCACGTACTCCCGGGACGCCTCGGGCAAGCGCACCCTCGCGCCGGACGTCGACGTGCTCGGGCTCAACCCCAGCGGCAGCAAGCACCTCCAGAAGGACTTCGGCTTCTACAACGGCGTCTTCGCCTACGGCGGCAAGCTCGACCTGGTGCAGTCGTTCTTCTCCCCCGAGGAGTTGGAGTTCCAGAAGGAGATGAACGCCCGCAAGCCCGCGCCCTGGGTGACCCCGCCGCCCGCGCCGCTCAGCGACGAGGAGCAGGAGCAGACCACGCTGTGGGCCACCGCGCTGAAGGACCACGTCACCGCGAACACGCTGAAGTTCGCCCTCGGCCAACGGCCGCTGAGTGAATGGGACGCCTACGTCGCCGAGCTGAAGGGCAAGAACGCGGAGGCGTAC
- a CDS encoding carbohydrate ABC transporter permease: protein MTTAARARGRASRPRGPRPTRGYRIFQAVNAVVLTGVVVITLYPFLTIVARSLSDNAYIVAGEVNLVPRGFNLTAYRVVMSDPTFWVSYRNTVFYTVVATLISVVLTTCYAYVLSKKHLRGRTALVGIAVFTMFFTGGLIPNYVLVTSLGLKNTVWAIALPNAINVFNLLVMKAFFESLPVELEEAAAVDGLNTYGTLLRIVLPLSKAMVATMVLFYAVSFWNSWFAAFLYMDRQDLLPVTVYLRNLLAGATDATQTGGGLGSASDVVQSAATIQSVTIVLTVLPILAVYPFIQRYFVSGIMLGAVKG, encoded by the coding sequence GTGACCACGGCCGCCCGCGCACGGGGGCGGGCGAGCCGGCCGCGGGGTCCCCGGCCCACCCGGGGCTACCGGATCTTCCAGGCGGTCAACGCCGTCGTCCTGACCGGCGTCGTGGTGATCACCCTGTATCCGTTCCTCACCATCGTGGCCCGGTCGCTCAGCGACAACGCGTACATCGTCGCGGGTGAGGTCAATCTGGTGCCGCGCGGCTTCAACCTCACCGCCTACCGGGTGGTGATGTCCGACCCGACGTTCTGGGTCAGCTACCGCAACACCGTCTTCTACACCGTGGTCGCCACGCTCATCTCCGTCGTGCTGACCACCTGCTACGCGTACGTGCTGTCGAAGAAGCACCTGCGGGGCCGGACCGCGCTGGTCGGGATCGCCGTGTTCACCATGTTCTTCACCGGCGGCCTGATCCCCAACTACGTCCTGGTCACCAGCCTCGGGCTGAAGAACACCGTCTGGGCGATCGCGCTGCCGAACGCCATCAACGTGTTCAACCTGCTGGTGATGAAGGCGTTCTTCGAGAGCCTGCCGGTCGAGTTGGAGGAGGCCGCCGCGGTCGACGGGCTGAACACGTACGGCACGCTGCTGCGGATCGTCCTGCCCCTGTCCAAGGCGATGGTCGCCACCATGGTCCTGTTCTACGCCGTCTCGTTCTGGAACTCGTGGTTCGCCGCGTTCCTCTACATGGACCGGCAGGACCTGCTCCCGGTGACCGTCTATCTCCGCAACCTCCTGGCCGGCGCGACCGACGCCACGCAGACCGGCGGCGGCCTCGGCAGCGCCAGCGACGTCGTGCAGTCCGCCGCCACCATCCAGTCCGTGACCATCGTGCTGACGGTCCTGCCGATCCTCGCGGTCTATCCGTTCATCCAGCGCTATTTCGTCTCCGGAATCATGCTCGGCGCCGTCAAGGGATAG
- a CDS encoding ABC transporter permease subunit, producing MLSETVRPSPEARPGTSPRTTRAPGRRPGRPPWRRALRRDWQLYSLAVGPLLFFLTFRYLPMLGNVIAFRRFQPGGSLFGEYWTGLRYFRLFFTDPTFWNVFTNTLVLGALTLLFCFPLPIVLALLLNEVRSRVLKRFVQSVSYLPHFLSIVIVAAMVMQLLSVDGTVNQMVGAVGGKPVQFLQQADWFRTIYVSSEVWQTVGWGTILYLAALTTIDGDLYEAARIDGANRWRQTWHVTLPGIRPTMMTLLILNIGTFMAVGFEKILLLYNPLTYPTADVISTYLYRVGIVSGNLSYAAAIGLFEAVIGLTLVLSANAISRRTVGTSLW from the coding sequence GTGTTGTCCGAAACCGTGCGGCCGTCGCCCGAGGCGCGGCCCGGCACGTCGCCCCGGACGACGCGCGCCCCCGGCCGCCGGCCCGGGCGTCCGCCCTGGCGGCGGGCCCTGCGCCGGGACTGGCAGCTCTACTCGCTGGCGGTCGGGCCGCTGCTGTTCTTCCTGACCTTCCGCTACCTGCCGATGCTCGGCAACGTGATCGCCTTCCGGCGCTTCCAGCCCGGCGGCAGCCTGTTCGGCGAATACTGGACCGGCCTGCGCTACTTCCGGCTGTTCTTCACCGACCCCACGTTCTGGAACGTCTTCACCAACACACTCGTGCTGGGCGCGCTGACCCTGCTGTTCTGCTTCCCGCTGCCGATCGTGCTCGCGCTGCTGCTCAACGAGGTCCGCAGCCGCGTCCTCAAGCGATTCGTCCAGTCGGTGTCCTACCTGCCGCACTTCCTGTCGATCGTGATCGTGGCCGCCATGGTCATGCAGTTGCTGTCGGTGGACGGCACGGTCAACCAGATGGTCGGCGCCGTGGGCGGGAAACCGGTCCAGTTCCTCCAGCAGGCCGACTGGTTCCGCACGATCTACGTGTCGTCCGAGGTCTGGCAGACCGTGGGTTGGGGCACCATCCTCTACCTCGCCGCGCTCACCACCATCGACGGCGACCTCTACGAAGCGGCCCGGATAGACGGCGCCAACCGGTGGCGGCAGACCTGGCACGTCACGCTGCCCGGCATCCGGCCGACGATGATGACGCTGCTCATCCTCAACATCGGCACGTTCATGGCGGTCGGCTTCGAGAAGATCCTGTTGCTCTACAACCCGCTCACCTACCCGACCGCGGACGTGATCTCCACGTACCTCTACCGGGTGGGCATCGTCTCCGGCAACCTGAGCTACGCCGCCGCGATCGGCCTGTTCGAGGCCGTGATCGGGCTGACGCTCGTGCTGTCCGCGAACGCGATCTCGCGACGCACGGTGGGGACGAGCCTGTGGTGA
- a CDS encoding acetylxylan esterase gives MGIVVSVSRASIDLSPDQLRRDPPTVAEPADFDRFWQAALADAAATPVLVDVRPEPTDLRLVDVWDVTFAGFAGEPVRAWYTRPAGVPAPLATVVEYAGYGRGRGLPGERLTWPVAGYAHLLVDNRGQAGLYASGDTPDPHAAPGGPTIATRGILTPEDYHYRRLITDAVRAVDAARALPGVDPTRVVAVGNSQGGGLALAVAGLVGGLAALLVTAPFLCDIQRAIELTDASPYGEIGRYLAVHREAEEAVRRTLSYVEGVTFARRATAPAHFGIGLRDTVCPPSGGLAAYDQYGVSAGGADRPARELHTYPFNGHEGGEAVHVRRQLRWLGAVLRSPVGAVSAG, from the coding sequence ATGGGTATCGTCGTCAGCGTGTCAAGAGCGTCGATCGATCTCTCCCCGGACCAACTCCGGCGCGACCCGCCGACGGTCGCCGAGCCCGCCGACTTCGACCGGTTCTGGCAAGCCGCCCTCGCCGACGCGGCGGCCACGCCGGTCCTCGTCGACGTCCGGCCGGAGCCCACCGACCTGCGGCTGGTCGACGTGTGGGACGTGACGTTCGCCGGCTTCGCGGGCGAACCGGTCCGGGCCTGGTACACCCGTCCCGCGGGCGTGCCCGCGCCACTGGCGACGGTGGTCGAGTACGCCGGCTACGGCCGTGGCCGGGGCCTGCCGGGCGAGCGGCTGACCTGGCCGGTGGCCGGATACGCCCACCTGCTCGTGGACAACCGTGGACAGGCCGGCCTGTACGCCTCCGGGGACACCCCGGATCCGCACGCCGCGCCCGGCGGTCCCACCATCGCCACCCGGGGCATCCTGACCCCGGAGGACTACCACTACCGCCGCCTGATCACGGACGCGGTCCGCGCGGTCGACGCGGCCCGCGCCCTGCCCGGCGTCGACCCGACCCGCGTCGTCGCGGTCGGCAACAGCCAGGGCGGCGGGCTCGCGCTCGCGGTGGCGGGTCTCGTCGGCGGCCTGGCCGCGCTGCTTGTCACCGCCCCGTTCCTGTGCGACATCCAGCGGGCCATCGAGCTGACCGACGCCTCGCCCTACGGTGAGATCGGCCGGTATCTCGCCGTGCACCGCGAGGCGGAGGAGGCGGTGCGGCGCACCCTGTCCTACGTCGAGGGCGTCACCTTCGCCCGGCGGGCCACCGCGCCGGCGCACTTCGGGATCGGTCTGCGGGACACCGTCTGCCCGCCGAGCGGCGGTCTCGCGGCGTACGACCAGTACGGCGTGTCCGCCGGGGGAGCGGACCGACCGGCCCGGGAGCTGCACACCTACCCGTTCAACGGCCACGAGGGCGGGGAGGCCGTGCATGTCCGGCGCCAACTGCGCTGGCTCGGCGCGGTGCTCCGGTCCCCGGTCGGAGCGGTGTCCGCCGGCTGA
- a CDS encoding transcriptional regulator, whose amino-acid sequence MALTSDADLDSGATGTARAVLRALSDGRRRTVAELCAELPAARSSAVHALRRLRVAGLVVEHPVQRATRGRPARAWSLATSPGLLAVVVASAHGFLGGVVRPDGEVLAAVPGPADSAPPGAALRLLDQALADAGVTARDIALAVLGLPGPSPLAAPPGADPLGGSHLRRFREWGGRPAVEVLAEHLGRPVFGENDANLAALGEAVHGDSAGAHTVLHISLTNGTGAGLVIGGRLHRGGSRLAGEIGHLHADDGGQLCECGARGCFWQSTSIPALLGELATAHGRTFTVGDLDAAAAAGELGIMRALRGFGRALGRRVADFVVFVDPQAVVVDAALGAASHIIAAGIREAVDQYTPPMMAASVRISSGSLGASAHLLGAAALARTENLLDAARP is encoded by the coding sequence GTGGCCCTGACCTCCGACGCGGACCTCGACAGCGGTGCCACGGGCACCGCGCGAGCGGTCCTGCGGGCGCTGTCCGACGGCCGACGACGCACCGTCGCCGAGCTCTGCGCCGAGCTGCCGGCGGCACGCAGCAGCGCCGTGCACGCGTTGCGCCGCCTGCGGGTGGCCGGCCTGGTGGTGGAACATCCGGTCCAGCGGGCGACGCGCGGGCGGCCCGCGCGGGCGTGGTCGCTCGCCACGTCACCCGGCCTGCTCGCCGTCGTCGTGGCCTCGGCCCACGGCTTCCTCGGCGGGGTCGTGCGGCCCGACGGCGAGGTCCTGGCGGCCGTGCCCGGCCCGGCCGACTCCGCCCCGCCCGGTGCTGCCCTGCGCCTGCTCGATCAGGCCCTCGCCGACGCCGGGGTGACGGCCCGCGACATCGCGCTCGCGGTTCTCGGCCTCCCCGGCCCGTCCCCGCTCGCCGCGCCGCCCGGCGCGGACCCGCTCGGCGGGTCACACCTGCGGCGCTTCCGCGAGTGGGGCGGGCGGCCCGCCGTGGAGGTCCTCGCCGAACACCTCGGCCGGCCCGTCTTCGGCGAGAACGACGCCAACCTGGCCGCGCTCGGCGAGGCCGTCCACGGGGACAGCGCCGGCGCGCACACCGTGCTGCACATCTCCCTGACCAACGGCACCGGCGCCGGCCTGGTCATCGGCGGCCGGCTGCACCGGGGCGGCTCCCGCCTGGCCGGCGAGATCGGGCACCTCCACGCCGACGACGGCGGACAGCTCTGCGAGTGCGGGGCCCGGGGCTGCTTCTGGCAGAGCACGAGCATCCCGGCGCTGCTCGGCGAACTGGCCACCGCGCACGGCCGCACCTTCACCGTGGGTGACCTCGACGCGGCGGCCGCCGCCGGAGAACTCGGGATCATGCGGGCGCTACGCGGGTTCGGCCGCGCCCTGGGCCGTCGCGTGGCCGACTTCGTGGTGTTCGTCGACCCCCAGGCCGTCGTCGTGGACGCCGCGCTGGGCGCCGCCTCGCACATCATCGCCGCGGGCATCCGGGAGGCGGTCGACCAGTACACCCCGCCGATGATGGCCGCCTCGGTCCGGATCTCCTCCGGTTCCCTGGGCGCGTCCGCGCACCTGCTGGGGGCCGCGGCCCTGGCCCGGACGGAGAACCTCCTCGACGCCGCCCGGCCCTGA
- a CDS encoding acyltransferase domain-containing protein, translating to MDSEDTAVRLGVPVEEVDRVRRLAADRPSAPLPARADAPALLRRLGVPPDDADEIMAGWPEPDSPLWTPELRWLLDRSTALVRADLGGHEWLPPGPALPRERGPAWRHLYVYAYLALVDVVRAYHRDHGVPDAVSWATLADLGRNLAVDRRMGGTGWPVMQSWLTLHLRGGLYELGRLQHQRGDTIGLHIPEAGPLTPEAIDASLDEARAFFPRHFPDESHTEFSCGSWLLDPQLREYLPADSNIVRFQRRFTLDPYEKPEGIDADVEVVRFVFRTLDTPLHRLPRHTALQRAVVDHLTAGRHWRWCTGRFPI from the coding sequence GTGGATTCCGAGGACACCGCCGTCCGGCTCGGGGTGCCGGTCGAGGAGGTCGACCGGGTGCGCCGGCTCGCCGCCGACCGGCCGTCGGCCCCGCTGCCCGCCCGCGCCGACGCGCCCGCGCTCCTGCGCCGGCTCGGGGTGCCGCCGGACGACGCCGACGAGATCATGGCCGGCTGGCCGGAGCCCGACTCTCCGCTGTGGACCCCGGAGCTGCGCTGGCTGCTCGACCGCTCGACCGCCCTGGTCCGCGCCGACCTCGGGGGCCACGAGTGGCTGCCGCCCGGCCCGGCGCTGCCACGCGAGCGCGGTCCCGCCTGGCGGCACCTCTACGTGTACGCGTACCTGGCCCTGGTCGACGTCGTCCGGGCCTACCACCGCGACCACGGCGTCCCGGACGCGGTGTCCTGGGCGACGCTCGCGGACCTGGGCCGCAACCTCGCCGTCGACCGGCGGATGGGCGGTACGGGCTGGCCGGTCATGCAGAGCTGGCTGACGCTGCACCTGCGCGGCGGCCTCTACGAGCTGGGCCGGTTGCAGCACCAGCGCGGCGACACCATCGGCCTGCACATCCCCGAGGCGGGGCCGTTGACCCCCGAGGCGATCGACGCGTCGCTCGACGAGGCCCGCGCGTTCTTCCCGCGCCACTTTCCCGACGAGTCGCACACCGAGTTCTCCTGCGGCTCCTGGCTGCTCGACCCGCAGCTGCGCGAATACCTGCCGGCGGACTCCAACATCGTCCGGTTCCAGCGGCGCTTCACGCTGGATCCCTACGAGAAGCCGGAGGGCATCGACGCCGACGTCGAGGTGGTGCGGTTCGTGTTCCGCACCCTGGACACGCCGCTGCACCGGCTGCCCCGCCACACCGCGCTCCAACGCGCGGTGGTCGACCACCTGACCGCCGGCCGGCACTGGCGCTGGTGCACCGGCCGGTTCCCGATCTGA
- a CDS encoding GlsB/YeaQ/YmgE family stress response membrane protein: MIVSGYLGAVLIGALMGLLGRLVLPGRQRIGVFATFVIGVGAAVLGTVVARWAGVADDAPVRLWVLRWDWIVLALQVGFAVIGVAVANVLTYTRLAGGDEETRRRTSRGRARS; this comes from the coding sequence GTGATCGTGAGTGGATATCTGGGCGCGGTGCTCATCGGCGCCCTCATGGGCCTGCTCGGCCGGCTGGTGCTGCCCGGGCGGCAGCGCATCGGCGTCTTCGCCACGTTCGTCATCGGCGTCGGCGCGGCGGTGCTCGGCACCGTCGTCGCCCGCTGGGCCGGCGTCGCCGACGACGCCCCGGTGCGGCTCTGGGTGCTGCGCTGGGACTGGATCGTGCTCGCGCTCCAGGTCGGCTTCGCGGTCATCGGCGTCGCGGTGGCGAACGTGCTCACCTACACCCGGCTCGCCGGCGGTGACGAGGAGACCCGCCGCCGGACCAGCCGGGGCCGGGCCCGGAGCTGA
- a CDS encoding endonuclease/exonuclease/phosphatase family protein, which translates to MPAGAPQPATRAPRRIRRAFAVVCLLVVAGLPAGSSTAGATGPGTLRVLQMNLCNSGRAGCWTGRAVSRAGEVIAAERPDVVTLNEICRDDVGALERSLAAVHRGGTVVSAFQAAGDRPSGAATRCHNGQPYGIGVLVRLDTGGARPVVRRGTYPTQDRADPEERVWLCVGSAGLLHACTTHLANTSGAVALAQCGHLLDAVVPAVRHDAGPAPTVLGGDLNLRAGGEPDVRACVPPDYRRIDDGARQHLLTTTGVTICCRRSVDMRGSTDHPALLATLTIGRPPR; encoded by the coding sequence ATGCCCGCCGGAGCCCCGCAGCCCGCCACCCGCGCCCCCCGGCGCATCCGCCGGGCGTTTGCCGTCGTGTGCCTGCTCGTCGTGGCCGGCCTGCCCGCCGGGTCGTCGACGGCCGGCGCCACCGGCCCGGGGACGCTCCGGGTGCTCCAGATGAACCTCTGCAACAGCGGACGTGCGGGCTGTTGGACCGGTCGGGCCGTGTCCCGGGCCGGCGAGGTGATCGCCGCCGAACGGCCCGACGTGGTCACCCTCAACGAGATCTGCCGGGACGACGTGGGCGCGCTGGAACGGTCGCTCGCCGCCGTCCACCGTGGCGGTACGGTCGTGTCCGCGTTCCAGGCGGCCGGCGACCGGCCCAGCGGCGCCGCCACCCGTTGCCACAACGGGCAGCCGTACGGGATCGGCGTGCTGGTCCGCCTCGACACCGGCGGGGCCCGGCCGGTGGTGCGTCGCGGCACCTACCCGACGCAGGACCGCGCCGACCCGGAGGAGCGGGTGTGGCTCTGCGTCGGGTCCGCCGGACTGCTGCACGCCTGTACCACCCACCTGGCGAACACCAGCGGGGCGGTCGCGCTGGCCCAGTGCGGGCACCTGCTCGACGCGGTGGTCCCGGCGGTCCGCCACGACGCCGGTCCCGCGCCGACCGTGCTCGGTGGCGACCTCAACCTGCGGGCCGGCGGCGAGCCGGACGTGCGGGCGTGCGTGCCGCCGGACTACCGGCGGATCGACGACGGTGCGCGGCAGCATCTGCTGACCACGACCGGCGTGACGATCTGCTGCCGCCGGTCGGTGGACATGCGCGGGTCGACCGACCATCCGGCGTTGCTGGCCACCCTGACGATCGGCCGGCCGCCGCGCTGA
- a CDS encoding cytochrome P450, with translation MGVSISLDDLLGEEVRRDPYPFYARLHDLGEAVALRPDDPHALVVHGYRAVNRVLRDPVFRVLGGDYLDRAGIRWRAHPAIRILQTSMLNAAPGDHLRVRQLFSQALTPRRVVALEPAIERIADGLLDGLDAAGAAGRPVDFMEAFALRLPSDVVGELLGVPERDRAWFPARVRTFDAVLEIGRRSMREVRAANVAATELTAYFTGLLAERRARPREDLVSALVGIRDRDPDQLSADELLANLIIMYNAGFRTTANLLGSGLVLLLERPDTVAALRADPSLAASCVEEILRYEPPVHFALRYAAADTEVAGLPVPAGATVVVLTGAANRDPRRFPDPDSFDPSRPDNRHLAFSAGPHHCFGAALARAEGRLVLPRLLDRFPALALAAEPGERRQLMLRGYDRLPVRLTAPARHRPIGALPNHAD, from the coding sequence ATGGGTGTCTCCATCTCCCTCGACGACCTGCTCGGCGAGGAGGTGCGGCGCGACCCCTACCCGTTCTACGCCCGGCTGCACGACCTGGGTGAGGCGGTCGCGCTGCGGCCCGACGACCCGCACGCCCTTGTCGTGCACGGCTACCGGGCGGTCAACCGGGTGCTGCGGGATCCGGTCTTCCGGGTGCTCGGCGGCGACTACCTGGACCGGGCCGGCATCCGCTGGCGCGCGCACCCGGCGATCCGGATCCTCCAGACGTCGATGCTGAACGCCGCGCCGGGCGACCACCTCCGGGTCCGGCAACTGTTCAGCCAGGCGTTGACCCCGCGCCGGGTGGTCGCGCTGGAGCCGGCGATCGAGCGGATCGCCGACGGACTGCTCGACGGGCTCGACGCGGCGGGCGCGGCCGGCCGGCCGGTCGACTTCATGGAGGCGTTCGCGCTGCGCCTGCCGAGTGACGTGGTCGGGGAGCTGCTCGGTGTGCCGGAGCGGGACCGGGCGTGGTTCCCGGCCCGGGTCCGGACGTTCGACGCGGTGCTGGAGATCGGCCGCCGCTCGATGCGGGAGGTGCGGGCCGCGAACGTCGCGGCGACGGAGCTGACCGCGTACTTCACCGGGTTGCTGGCCGAGCGCCGGGCGCGCCCGCGCGAGGATCTCGTCTCGGCCCTGGTGGGGATCCGCGACCGCGACCCCGACCAGCTCTCCGCCGACGAGCTGCTGGCCAACCTGATCATCATGTACAACGCCGGGTTCCGCACCACCGCGAACCTGCTCGGCAGCGGCCTGGTGCTGCTGCTGGAGCGTCCGGACACGGTGGCCGCGCTGCGCGCCGACCCGTCGCTCGCCGCGTCCTGTGTGGAGGAGATCCTGCGGTACGAGCCGCCGGTGCACTTCGCGCTCCGGTACGCCGCCGCCGACACCGAGGTCGCCGGCCTGCCGGTGCCGGCCGGCGCGACGGTGGTGGTGCTGACCGGCGCCGCCAACCGGGATCCGCGCCGGTTTCCCGATCCCGACTCGTTCGACCCGTCCCGGCCGGACAACCGGCACCTGGCGTTCAGCGCCGGGCCGCACCACTGCTTCGGCGCGGCCCTGGCCCGGGCGGAGGGCCGGCTGGTCCTGCCCCGCCTGCTCGACCGCTTCCCGGCGCTGGCGCTTGCCGCCGAGCCCGGCGAGCGACGCCAGCTCATGCTGCGCGGGTACGACCGCCTGCCGGTGCGACTGACCGCGCCGGCCCGGCACCGGCCGATCGGCGCCTTGCCAAACCATGCCGATTGA
- a CDS encoding acyl carrier protein produces the protein MTDEIRAFLLAALTEMKYDVSDVDDDTVFGPAGLDVDSLGLAELAVRVEDRFGVAFDDDEAEMLAMMTLAEFCRAVDQRIQPASAH, from the coding sequence ATGACCGATGAGATCCGCGCGTTCCTGCTCGCCGCTCTGACCGAGATGAAATACGACGTCAGTGACGTCGACGACGACACCGTGTTCGGCCCGGCCGGCCTCGACGTGGACTCCCTCGGCCTGGCCGAGCTGGCGGTGCGGGTGGAGGACCGGTTCGGGGTGGCGTTCGACGACGACGAGGCGGAGATGCTCGCGATGATGACCCTCGCCGAGTTCTGCCGGGCGGTGGACCAGCGCATCCAACCGGCGTCGGCGCACTGA
- a CDS encoding beta-ketoacyl-[acyl-carrier-protein] synthase family protein, with product MREPVTVTGIGLVSPVGATSGEVFDAVCDGRSGLSRPPADHPVHGVVDVAAFAPPIDPASVLPGPESRVVDRSIVMALRAAGDALADAGLRIGRDVDPYRAAVIVSGVGGLSTLADQVLQRAGRGRFGVSPYMLPGTLPNMGAARIAITYGIRGYTSSIGTACAAGAQSVGEALRILRADEADVVLCGCAEAPLFPAFADAFGNARALARGWADPTVASRPFDRRRNGLVLGEGAGVLVLERAAHAAARGARRHADVLGWGATNDAYHPTTPRPDGAGAAHCMRMAVRDAGLRPDDIGYVNAHGTSTKAGDAAELAALADVYGAHSPPLSSTKGVTGHMLGVSGVIEAAIGVEALRRGLLPPTHNLDDPDPAGDVDHIRGKPREAAVDAVLSNSFGFGGHNVSLVLGHPASSPG from the coding sequence GTGCGCGAGCCCGTGACGGTCACCGGCATCGGGCTGGTGAGCCCGGTCGGCGCGACCTCGGGCGAGGTGTTCGACGCGGTGTGCGACGGGCGGTCCGGGCTGTCCCGGCCGCCGGCCGACCACCCGGTCCACGGGGTGGTCGACGTCGCCGCGTTCGCCCCGCCGATCGACCCGGCGAGCGTGCTGCCCGGCCCGGAGTCCCGTGTCGTGGACCGCTCGATCGTCATGGCGTTGCGCGCGGCCGGCGACGCGCTCGCCGACGCGGGACTGCGCATCGGCCGGGACGTGGACCCCTACCGGGCGGCGGTCATCGTCTCCGGCGTCGGCGGCCTGTCCACCCTGGCCGACCAGGTGCTCCAGCGAGCCGGGCGGGGCCGGTTCGGGGTCAGCCCGTACATGCTGCCCGGGACGCTGCCGAACATGGGTGCGGCACGCATCGCCATCACGTACGGCATCCGCGGCTACACCTCGTCCATCGGTACGGCGTGCGCGGCCGGCGCCCAGTCCGTCGGCGAGGCCCTGCGGATCCTGCGCGCCGACGAGGCGGACGTGGTCCTCTGTGGATGCGCGGAGGCGCCGCTGTTCCCGGCGTTCGCCGACGCGTTCGGCAACGCCCGGGCGCTTGCTCGCGGCTGGGCCGACCCGACGGTCGCGAGCCGGCCGTTCGACCGCCGCCGCAACGGCCTCGTCCTCGGTGAGGGCGCCGGGGTGCTGGTGCTGGAACGCGCCGCGCACGCCGCCGCGCGGGGTGCCCGCCGCCACGCCGACGTGCTCGGCTGGGGCGCGACGAACGACGCGTACCATCCGACCACGCCGCGGCCCGACGGCGCGGGCGCGGCGCACTGCATGCGGATGGCCGTCCGCGACGCCGGCCTGCGTCCCGACGACATCGGATACGTCAACGCGCACGGCACCAGCACCAAGGCCGGCGACGCGGCCGAGTTGGCCGCGCTCGCCGACGTGTACGGCGCGCACTCGCCGCCGCTCAGCTCGACGAAGGGCGTGACCGGGCACATGCTCGGCGTCTCCGGCGTGATCGAGGCGGCCATCGGCGTCGAGGCGCTGCGGCGGGGCCTGCTGCCGCCGACGCACAACCTGGACGACCCGGACCCGGCCGGCGACGTCGACCACATCCGCGGCAAGCCCCGGGAGGCCGCGGTGGACGCCGTCCTGTCCAACTCGTTCGGCTTCGGCGGCCACAACGTGAGCCTCGTCCTGGGCCACCCGGCGTCGTCGCCCGGCTGA